The following is a genomic window from Aphis gossypii isolate Hap1 chromosome X, ASM2018417v2, whole genome shotgun sequence.
actatttaacaatagtttaaaaattatgattgttttttgaataataacaaaaagctGCTGATAACTGTTAAGTCTctacagtaatttatttttaaataatcaatttagttGAATActggttttatataaatattttagtttttttttattagctgttatactttaatataaagtttcttGTGAGACATTATtaatggaattaaaaaaaaaaaaattgaactttttttgattttaagaaactattttgaaattaaacatctaataattttttccaatatGAAATGGataaactcataaaaaaaataaaaataagaaaaaatatcattgtaaaataagcACATTTATTGCTACgttcaaaattttaagtacctactattaagtatttttataataatattttttatttgtttattgaaatttaatactattctgtttaattaaattttgtctatgtattgaatatattttacctaccTTTATTTAGATACTGTACACAGTCCAGATAATTTAGACTTTTTGTCCTGATCAATAAAATCAtgtattatgttcaataattGATTTCATACTTCATACTTTttccataacatattattgtataaataatgtattgttattaatattaactcttTATCCACCTCAGAGTTTGTTggagaaaatttattttgcatattaaagCATAATTTGTACATTAGAGAATATTTAgcctatttttcatattttagaatatgttctaaatttcttaaaaaaattatattaattgttaatttctcgagttaacatttttcttttttttttttttagaaaaaaatcattcaattacctatttttttgtaatcaaaTTGGTAATGATGgtcattttgttattttcaatcCATGATTGTCACagatatatagaataaatatatatttatatccatAGTGATTTTatgattgatataatttatctattaccAAAGAAATGGTGcacaatgattatttattgtttttattgaattattttagaaaataaacatatttgcaTAATtgcaagtttaaaaaatatttagagaatatttaaagtttttttttagtacatattagtatcatattttaagcttttaaGAACATAAAACTCCGCTCTgtagttataactaataattaaattattgtattcttactgctagtttatttatagtgtATTTGTGTCCaatatagcattataatataatattattgatttgaacaaattaattatttataatttatttgtattcaattagcagtactatatttgtattcttatttattaaaatttaaacggttttaaaaataattcttctgTAAACATAatcatgattataaattatgtaaccatcacaaaaaatttaacataacagtgtttaataaatttcagaTAAACCTCCAgacaaatgatataatattattgatgataaagattaaaatcaatagattcaaaaatagaaattttttataataattatagtaacaatttttttgacttagcttttaaaatatatattaaagtagATTAACAACTCATACAAATGTTCATtaagtagttatttttataaaattttaaattgtatctagAAAATTCATTGCCAATACTATTaacgttttttataattttaaatataaatatatttttaaatgctttatGTTTAACTGGCAATATagtcttttaaaaatcaaaatttactaCTTAGTACTTACACATCTAGAGAATATGAATCTTTGATCTACAATTTTTCTcgcactaaaatatttaatgtgcaCAAAACTtttgatcaaatatttttttttattctttttagacTTAGTTTCTgacttaaaatttacttttaacttttattgttttttatgcattggcataatttattatttttagttatttttttagatcattattttattatattcaaaaataactgTATTGGTGGTGAATTGTTTTCAATCCATtagaaatataggtacctactctttgaaaatgtaaatagcaaatttaatttaactctaATCATCAGGTACttacttaaaagtaaataaaatattgaatagttaCTGTatctaacattataaaatgttaacaatatgggctatatatttcatgaaaatGTAGATAGCTTACTGAATTTAGCATTGACTGCCatggattaaatattatgttacaggATTGTTGTATTTTAGATCTTTCAATATCAAACTACTTTATTATAGCTTCATTGTGCtgtgaaaaatacatatatctcAATAATGGCACCATGCAtgtgtttttcatttatgaaACCTGTGATGATATTCTTGTTAATTTGTGTTTTCgcgtaagtaataatattaagactgcgtttaatttacttactaaattaaccaaaaaataaatcagctaattgatttattttaacaattttttttttatagcttaaCATAAGTGCACTTATTATAAACTGCTTTTAGTCACATAAATATTCCCTATTTAATGTACTGGGCAAacctaatcatattattaacaaacataGAACAATAATAGAACAGTTAACcacttaataatttgattagttGTTGCTTtgcatgaaataatatataaataacaattaatatgagtataattaatcaattttgatttctatcatatttaataataatgcaaaaattattggaaaaatataattaaataatttttattattatttaatatttatcataaatataaatcatatttatagttacgaaatattaaaatttaaataatgtttaaagtttGTAACTTTTGTAGTTACAGGtatcagttttttatttaataatttattacaatataatatatttttgttatttatttatgtgtatgtttgcatttatatagatagtatAGTTAGGTATTAACAATTTTGCATGAACTTAATTGGCCATTAAATTAACTGGTATCTAATTCTTATGTGTAGTGTAGTTAAATTCTATGCTTTATACCTTTACCTAACattctaaatgtattaataagaattattcaatattttgagatatataaaaatgatttaatattttgaaataaacaaaaattacttaaattaaacaacttttaataaaaataattataattgttattatttatttaaaaaaaaaaaaaatgtataataatataaaatgcacacaaaatattttttaatcatcacttaaaaataaacctaggtacattttttccaTGTAGTAAAtttctacaaataattaatcattgttttatttttaattagcaactattttaactttaaaatccatccatattaaaaatacaaaaacaaaattgccatggtagattttaaattatgtaaatctatttattagaAACTAATATAAGCTTTTATTTCTTTAGGAGAGATTTATTTCTAAGAATATGTTGtaccaaaaagtaaaaaaactaaaataaaaatataaacatttagtttcTTAAAGTGAATGAAGTTGtatagtgtttattttaaggtATCCTAGCAATAAGCAATTGCTTGTTTAAGATtgctaacaaataatatatttattttagtgaagCAAAAATTTTAGTTACTGCCTTCCAAAAATATTCGGCGGTATcgcttaatttattaatatttatataatattttaatattacatttaaacattgacttaatgattaaaaaaatactcaagtctcaattaatttttattacgtacTATCTACTCATGTTATTATGATATCCTTGTCTCGCAATGTTATAGTATAGTCAATatcatatagtattttatttttttaatataatataagtaaaatcttGTATGGTTTTAGAatctacattaaaaaaataaactagtagcacaaaatatatgttagaACTTCTAACTtagaagttatttatttttatgagaatttttattatttataaatcttcaAGATCCCAGAATTGCAAACCATGCCTTATGGCCCAGGGTAAGTGGCAATCATATTTCTGGGacctttatagtttaattacaGCTCggtatatctgtataatatttactgaaatattagtgatacataatattactactaaacaaatttaaatatatttttttattattatttactatatgatAGTACCTAATgtagattgtaaataatataggtataaattgtggataatttttaaattaaataatttgtggtTGGCATTGTCATTCATgcatgtaaaatttttaaaataaaaaaaactcatcagcatccatattgtaattaaatacctatattttaaaaataggaattaacaatttaatcaatcatctttttatttacttattattgtatgaacatttgatttaaaattgtatttcttcAGGACATGCTGCATAGTATCAAGTTTCTttgcgataatattatttctcatATTCATAGTGGTACCAATTGTTTTTCGATATTCCCCATCACTTCAAAGAGGAAtgatattcttaaattatggtaataacaaattattttattttatattacacatcataaatttaagcttaattattataccttactatttataatattatatgttatcagttgttattaataaataataatagtcaataatatgtttaatgattaatgacttaatcagtttaaaatttgttgcaaaatctatactttttgtaaatatttattgtttatgaattGAATAGtctaaaaaatctttttactATCATCCCAGCCCCCTTaggaaaaatttgaaatatgctCTTGTATGTTCTTTATATTTCgatatccattttttttatccatttgaaagatttttcaatcaatgatctgttagtaaaataatttttaaaatttttataatttatgatcaacatttaaaagagttgttttcttaattttgtttaataaaaaaagtaaacatcaaaattaaaatgttgtaatattttatcatttatcatgatcaaaataatgttaagtaCATTCTAATAAGACATCtctaaaaagaattatttaaagaaattttatttattttttatcaaagtgactacatttttcattttttaaattattatttttttattaaaataagttatagcaaatttaaacattataacattcataacattaattttaaagtattataagatCAATGACTATAACATGTATTAGACAGTTATATTATCAAcacttaattgttaattattattttttagttcgtATGCCATCTGCTGTTAATTATAGTCATCCTGAACAGTATGGTATGAGAGGAACAAGaaatttctatataaaaacaagtgACAATATGACATTAGGCGTATGGTATGTaagcttttatttattttgcatcatttaaatctttaaaaattattctagttatattttacattcaatacacaaatacaataatttataaatgttaaaccttttataatagttacaatttttaggcatgtttgaataagtataaaataatttaaatatttagagtttttacaaattaaatgtccataaattaattggaattttcatttatgctatgtcaaaaaaatattttaaataacctcTTACTATTTTTGGTATAGTTCatgataatcatattaaaagataatgtatgtttataaatactttgttAATCTCTCGTGTAAtctatttattgatttgttcATATATAGGCATATTTTACCACGTAATTTGTTGGATAAATACGAAAATGATAATTCAACTTATGAACAACTTTTAAGTCATGGTGAaccaatcataatatatatgcatggGAACTCAGGTACTCGGGCAAATGAACATCGGATTCATTTGTACCATGTGCTTCAAGATATCAACTGTCATATAATAGCAGTAGATTATAGAAGTATGTCacagaaatttttttctttttttttctttgttatttataattttcaataattgtttcaCTAAAGGTTATGCTGATTCTACTGATGTTGAAGTTAGTGAGCTTGGCGTAGTTACAGATGTAATGGAAATGTTTAGATGGACACATAAACGTGCCAACGGTACCCCTATCTTTGGCTGGGGTCATTCTTTAGGAACTGggtgaatttatattttaacatagtaatttaattattaatttaattagaatgtcataatttaaaatcaaaaaaaaaaaaaattattattcagaatTGGAGCACATGGATTTTCACTGCTAGAAAAAGAAGGTCTTTATCCAAATGGCCTCATACTAGAAGCTCCATTTACCAAAATGAGTGATGAAATACGAGAGTATCCTCTTAccaaggtaaaatattttcactataattgaattatttataaatcatatacctaaatcaacataaatatagaacattgtcaaaattaaattcattgattattttaaaactttttaattaacatggTGTAGGTGGAggctataatatcattaatatcatattttaaactaaaattagcaATTAGACTTTATTGTggataatcattattaaata
Proteins encoded in this region:
- the LOC114129644 gene encoding lysophosphatidylserine lipase ABHD12 isoform X1; amino-acid sequence: MAPCMCFSFMKPVMIFLLICVFATCCIVSSFFAIILFLIFIVVPIVFRYSPSLQRGMIFLNYVRMPSAVNYSHPEQYGMRGTRNFYIKTSDNMTLGVWHILPRNLLDKYENDNSTYEQLLSHGEPIIIYMHGNSGTRANEHRIHLYHVLQDINCHIIAVDYRSYADSTDVEVSELGVVTDVMEMFRWTHKRANGTPIFGWGHSLGTGIGAHGFSLLEKEGLYPNGLILEAPFTKMSDEIREYPLTKIHRLLPWFEFFIIEPVEKNNIIFDTEKNLMDTKMPVLILHARDDIVIPYELGEKLYKHLLETRKNVTTEIVLYDRHQKFGHKYICRDKELGIRTRKFIDESINNLSQ
- the LOC114129644 gene encoding lysophosphatidylserine lipase ABHD12 isoform X2; this translates as MGLKGCMKRTCCIVSSFFAIILFLIFIVVPIVFRYSPSLQRGMIFLNYVRMPSAVNYSHPEQYGMRGTRNFYIKTSDNMTLGVWHILPRNLLDKYENDNSTYEQLLSHGEPIIIYMHGNSGTRANEHRIHLYHVLQDINCHIIAVDYRSYADSTDVEVSELGVVTDVMEMFRWTHKRANGTPIFGWGHSLGTGIGAHGFSLLEKEGLYPNGLILEAPFTKMSDEIREYPLTKIHRLLPWFEFFIIEPVEKNNIIFDTEKNLMDTKMPVLILHARDDIVIPYELGEKLYKHLLETRKNVTTEIVLYDRHQKFGHKYICRDKELGIRTRKFIDESINNLSQ